The Danio rerio strain Tuebingen ecotype United States chromosome 10, GRCz12tu, whole genome shotgun sequence genome contains a region encoding:
- the ptgdsa gene encoding neutrophil gelatinase-associated lipocalin precursor (The RefSeq protein has 1 substitution compared to this genomic sequence) — MKVTIFLLMILKEVHANVQPQKNFDLQRFAGRWYRIGLAYDSPGFVPHRSKVTISMGTVEPQDNGNVNMTMWSLTSSGCKQKIYIYEKTSVSGVFNYYSTRHRRMKDVTVVETNYSEYAMVVKHKKMNKEYTQVSLYGRAKKLKADLMEKFRAYATALGFSKESILTPPTARNCPPKEASQSFIQVKAGY, encoded by the exons ATGAAGGTCACCATCTTTTTGCTGATGATTCTGAAAGAAGTCCATGCCAATGTCCAACCGCAGAAAAACTTTGATCTTCAGAGG TTTGCAGGGAGGTGGTATCGGATCGGTCTGGCCTACGATTCTCCAGGTTTTGTGCCACACAGAAGCAAAGTCACCATCTCTATGGGCACGGTGGAGCCACAGGACAACGGGAACGTCAACATGACCATGTGGAGTTTAAC TTCGTCTGGTTGTAAGCAAAAGATCTACATTTATGAGAAGACGTCAGTGTCCGGCGTATTTAACTACTACAGCACTC GTCATAGAAGGATGAAAGATGTTACTGTGGTGGAGACAAACTACAGTGAATACGCCATGGTCGTCAAACACAAGAAGATGAACAAGGAATACACACAAGTGTCCCTTTATG GTCGTGCTAAGAAGCTGAAGGCTGATTTGATGGAGAAGTTCAGAGCGTATGCAACAGCTCTTGGATTCTCTAAAGAGTCCATACTGACTCCACCAGCTGCCA gaAACTGTCCTCCTAAAGAAGCAAGCCAGAGTTTCATTCAAGTAAAAGCTGGTTATTAA